The genomic DNA GGCCGCTGGGAAACCGGCGATGATGATCAGCATCGCGTTGCGGAAGACGTGTCCGTAGAGGATCCCCCGCTCGCTGACTCCTTTGGCCCGGGCGGTGAGCACATACTGCTTGTGGATCTCATCCAGAAAGGAGTTTTTGGTCAGCATGGTCAGGGTGGCGAATCCGCCGATGACCATGGCTGTGACCGGCAGAGCCAGGTGCCAGAAGTAGTCGACGATCTTGCCCCAGACGGACAGAGAGTCGAACCCGGGGGAGATCAGGCCGCGCAAGGGGAACCAGTCCAGATAGGTCCCTCCGGCGAAGAAGATGATCAGCATGAGGGCAAACAGAAAGACAGGCACCGCGTGGCCGATGACGATGGCTGCGCTGGTCCAGACATCAAAAGAAGACCCGTGGCGGACGGCCTTGCGGATGCCCAGAGGGATGGATACGGCATAGATGATCAGCGTGCTCCAAAACCCCAAAGAAACGGAGACCGGCATTTTGTCCAGGATCAGCTGCAGCACGCTGCGGTCCCGGAAAAAGCTGTCTCCGAAGTTCAGGCAGGCGTAATCCTTGAGCATGGTCACATAGCGGACCAGTACTGGCTGATCGAATCCGTACAGGGCCTCGATTTCATTGATCAGCTCAGGGCTCAGGCCCTGGGCCCCCCGGTAGGTGCTTTCACGGGTGGAGCTGGAGACATCGGCCTCCTTGACGCCCTGGATTCGTTCTATGGCCTGCCCGCCCTGGCCCTGAAGCTTGGCGATCATCTGCTCCACCGGGCCGCCTGGAGCGAACTGGACCACAACGAAGTTGATGGTCATGATCCCGATCAGGGTGGGGATAATGAGCAGGAGCCTGCGGATGATGTAGGAGGTCATCGTTCAGCTTTGCAGGTTAAGGTCCTGATTCATTCTGTACCCACCAGGTATACAGTCCCAGTCCATACGGCGGAGTATTGTGGGGGTGCTTGAGCTTGTCCCAGTAGGCCACCCGGAATACGTCGGTGTGCCAATGGGGAACAAGGTAATGGCCCCAGAGCAAAGCCCGGTCCAGGGCTCTGGTCCGGACAATCAAGGATTCCCGGTCCGGCGCGCTGATGACCTTGTCCACCAAAGCGTCTACGGCCGGATTGGCGATGCCCATGTAGTTGTTGCTCCCGGGCATATCCGCTGCCGAGGAATGAAAGTAGGAGCGCTGCTCATTGCCCGGTGACAGGGACTGGGGCAGAACGGCGACGGTCATGTCGAAATCGAACTCCCGCATACGGGTGATGTACTGGGATGTGTCCACCAAGCGAATGGAGGCGTCGATTCCCAGGCGCTGGAGGTTCTTGGTGTACGGGATGCAGACCCGCTGAAAGGCGGGTGATTGGAGCAGGATTTCAAAGGACAGGGGGCGGCCCTGAGCATCTGTCAGGCGACCGTTTTCCATCCGCCAGCCTGCTTGAGCAAGCAGCTCATGGGCGGTGCGCAGGTTTTCTCGAATAGTTGTGTCCCCGGCGGTGGACGGCGGGCTGTAGGCCTGGGTAAAGACCTCGGGCGGGAGGTGTTTTCGATACGGCTCGAGTATGTTCAGTTCGGCCTCTGAAGGTGGTCCGCTGCTGGCCAGCTCGGAATTGGAAAAATAACTGGCTGTTCGGGTGTACTGCCCAAAGAAGAGGTGCTCGTTGCTCCATTGGAAGTCGAATGCATAGGCCAGGGCAAGACGGGTTTTCCTGTCCTGAAACACGCTTCGGCGCAGGTTCATGGCAAAGGCCTGCATGCCCTGAGGCAGGCTGTGGCTGATTTCTTCCTTTGTGATCCGTCCCTGTTTTAGGGCCGGGCAGTCATACCCCTTGGCCCAGCTCTTGGAAGTGTTTTCCAGGCGAAAATCAAACTCTCCGGCTTTGAAGGCCTCCAAAGCGACTGTTTCATCCCGGTAGCAATCATACCGGACAGCATCAAAGTTGTATCTGCCCACATTTGCCGGGTGATTCCGGGCCCAATAGTCCTCTACCCGTTCATAGCGCACGAACTGGCCGGCCTTGAAATCAGCAATCCTGTACGGCCCACTGCCGAGAGGGACGGTAAGTCCTGCGTCGGGAAAGGACTTTTCCTCCCAAAAGTGTTCCGGAAGGACCGGCAGTTGTCCGATGATCAGGGGCAGTTCTTTGTTTTCTCCAGCCTTGAATGTGAACTCCACGCGGGCGTGGTCCAGGACCTGCACGTCCTTCACATCCGCATAGTACTGCTTGTAGGTCGGTGCCCCGTGTTTCATGAGCAACCTAAAGGTGAAGGCTACGTCCTGGGCCGTGATTGGGTGCCCGTCGTGGAATCTGGCCCGGGGGTCGATATGGAAGCGGACCCAGGAACGGTCCTGGGGCAGGGTGATCCTGTCGGCGACCAGACCGTATTGGGTGAAGGGCTCGTCTTCGGAGCGTACGGTCAGTGTATCGTAGATCAGGCCGATGTCTTCGGCGGGGTATCCCTTGGGCACATAGGGATTGAAGGTATCAAAGGCCCCGATGGTTGCTTGCCGGAACAGTCCACCTTTGGGGGCCTGAGGATTGACATAGGCAAAGTGGCTGAAGCCGGCCGGGTATTTTGGGTCTCCGCTCATGGCCACGGCATGGGCTGTGCGCACTTTGGCTAGGGTGGATGCAGGGGCAGGTTGGGTCACCGTGGCCAGCAGCAGAGCCAGGGCCAAAGCGAGGGGCAGCATACGCATATAAGCTCCTACAGATGGACTGTCTGCTGTTTTTGGCCAGCAGAAAAACTCCGGTTCTTCGATGTCGCCTGTGGATTCTTGGAGTTTGTCATCTCTTCTGCATCCAATTCCACTTCCTGTGTCGAAGAGCCAGAACTCCAGGGAATCTGATCCTTGTGTACGCAGGCCGGGAGCGGCTTGTCAAACCCCAAGTCATCCCTGGCCCCTTGGGTCTGAGGCACAGGAACCAGAGGCGCTTGGAGACGATGTTGGGTTTAAAAATTTTAATTTTTTGGCAATCCTGGCACAAAATTGTATTTATCCAGGTTTTGAGCGAGCTCTTTAGGTAATGGGCTGAAATGACGAAGAGTATGCTTGGTTCTGACCATAAGTCCACGGAAAGCCGCCGACTGAGCGGGGGCCCAGAGTACAACAATGGGCGTGTCTGCTGCGAATGCCAGGTTTTTTTGTGCTGCATAATATGTAAGTCTCTTGAATGATGTGAACTGTTATATTGGTGTGTGGTGGCATGCAGATTGCTTCATATAGGATTGATCGTTTGGTCATGACGGCAAAGCCATTCCGGCAGCAACAAGAGGTGGATCCTTATGTGTCCGCCACAAGGCTGCCGGCTTCAGCCGCTTTGCATCTGGTGAACGTTTGGCCCTTATGGCCTGTAAGCTGAAGAATACGTCAACAGGGAGGAGACATGAATCTGCACCGTCCCAATGCCAATGAAGCCCTGCAAACCAAAAACCGGTCCAAGGACGTGACCCCGCAATCAGGAATCTGCTCCCGGTGTGTGGATGGGTGCCGGGGAAACTGCGACATGTTCAATGCGACCTTTCGGAGCCGCGAGCTTCTGTATCCCAAGCCTTTTGGGGAGATAACGGCCGGGGCGGACAAGGACTATCCGATTGATTATTCACACTTAAACATCATGGGCTATGCCCTGGGGGCGGAAGGCACAGTTGCCGACCCCGATTACGCTACCTTCCCCAGTGTTGATACCACCACAGCCTTTGGAACCCTTGATCCGGTAAAAATGAAGTCCCCCATGTTTACCGGGGCCCTGGGCAGCACTGAGATCGCCCGCAAGAACTGGGAGCATTTTGCAATCGGTGCAGCCATTACCGGGATCAGCCTGGTATGCGGGGAAAACGTGTGCGGGATTGATCCGGAACTCAAGCTGGGAAAGCATGGATTGGTCGAGGATGCACCGGATTTGAAGAGACGGGTTGAGGCCTACCGCAAGTATCATAGCGGCTACGGAGATATCCTGGTTCAACTCAACGTGGAAGACACCCGTCTGGGGGTGGCTGAATATGCTGTACAAGAGCTCGGTGTGGAGACCCTGGAACTGAAATGGGGACAGGGAGCCAAGAGCATCGGCGGAGAAATCAAGGTCAGTAATCTGGATCGGGCCCTGGAGTTGAAAAAGCGTGGGTATATCGTTACTCCCGATCCTGAACTGGAAGCAAATCAGCTGGCCTTTAAGCATGGATCGATCAAAGAATTCGAACGTCACTCCCGTCTGGGATTCGTGGATAAAGAGAGCTTCCTGCACGAGGTGGAGCGTCTGCGCCGCTTGGGGGCCAAGCGGGTCACCCTGAAAACGGGCGCCTATCCCATGCGGGAGCTGGCCATGGCCATCCGCTGGGCCTCCGAGGCCCGCATCGACCTGCTGACTGTCGATGGTGCCCCGGGAGGAACCGGCATGAGTCCCTGGCGGATGATGGCTGAGTGGGGCATTCCTGCCCTGTATCTGCATTCAATGACCTATGAGCTGTGTCACCGGCTGGCGGAGAAAGGGCATTGGGTCCCGGATATTGCCTTCGCCGGCGGGTTCTCATCCGAGGATCACATGTTCAAGGCCCTGGCTCTCGGCGCTCCGTACTGCAAGGCGGTGTGCATGGGCCG from Desulfovermiculus halophilus DSM 18834 includes the following:
- a CDS encoding microcin C ABC transporter permease YejB; the protein is MTSYIIRRLLLIIPTLIGIMTINFVVVQFAPGGPVEQMIAKLQGQGGQAIERIQGVKEADVSSSTRESTYRGAQGLSPELINEIEALYGFDQPVLVRYVTMLKDYACLNFGDSFFRDRSVLQLILDKMPVSVSLGFWSTLIIYAVSIPLGIRKAVRHGSSFDVWTSAAIVIGHAVPVFLFALMLIIFFAGGTYLDWFPLRGLISPGFDSLSVWGKIVDYFWHLALPVTAMVIGGFATLTMLTKNSFLDEIHKQYVLTARAKGVSERGILYGHVFRNAMLIIIAGFPAAFISMFFTGSLLIEIIFSLDGLGLLGFESTLQRDYPVMFGTLYIFTLLGLLTKLISDVLYTVIDPRIDFETREG
- a CDS encoding extracellular solute-binding protein, coding for MRMLPLALALALLLATVTQPAPASTLAKVRTAHAVAMSGDPKYPAGFSHFAYVNPQAPKGGLFRQATIGAFDTFNPYVPKGYPAEDIGLIYDTLTVRSEDEPFTQYGLVADRITLPQDRSWVRFHIDPRARFHDGHPITAQDVAFTFRLLMKHGAPTYKQYYADVKDVQVLDHARVEFTFKAGENKELPLIIGQLPVLPEHFWEEKSFPDAGLTVPLGSGPYRIADFKAGQFVRYERVEDYWARNHPANVGRYNFDAVRYDCYRDETVALEAFKAGEFDFRLENTSKSWAKGYDCPALKQGRITKEEISHSLPQGMQAFAMNLRRSVFQDRKTRLALAYAFDFQWSNEHLFFGQYTRTASYFSNSELASSGPPSEAELNILEPYRKHLPPEVFTQAYSPPSTAGDTTIRENLRTAHELLAQAGWRMENGRLTDAQGRPLSFEILLQSPAFQRVCIPYTKNLQRLGIDASIRLVDTSQYITRMREFDFDMTVAVLPQSLSPGNEQRSYFHSSAADMPGSNNYMGIANPAVDALVDKVISAPDRESLIVRTRALDRALLWGHYLVPHWHTDVFRVAYWDKLKHPHNTPPYGLGLYTWWVQNESGP
- a CDS encoding FMN-binding glutamate synthase family protein codes for the protein MNLHRPNANEALQTKNRSKDVTPQSGICSRCVDGCRGNCDMFNATFRSRELLYPKPFGEITAGADKDYPIDYSHLNIMGYALGAEGTVADPDYATFPSVDTTTAFGTLDPVKMKSPMFTGALGSTEIARKNWEHFAIGAAITGISLVCGENVCGIDPELKLGKHGLVEDAPDLKRRVEAYRKYHSGYGDILVQLNVEDTRLGVAEYAVQELGVETLELKWGQGAKSIGGEIKVSNLDRALELKKRGYIVTPDPELEANQLAFKHGSIKEFERHSRLGFVDKESFLHEVERLRRLGAKRVTLKTGAYPMRELAMAIRWASEARIDLLTVDGAPGGTGMSPWRMMAEWGIPALYLHSMTYELCHRLAEKGHWVPDIAFAGGFSSEDHMFKALALGAPYCKAVCMGRALMIPGMVGKNIGRWLNGEDGGLPNSVAKYGKSKEEIFLCYEELKDIYGPEVDDMPLGALGIYSAGEKLRVGLQQIMAGARKWRVDLINRKDLACLTQEATDVTGIPYIMDAYREDALRIIDGE